The following are from one region of the Eubacterium sp. MSJ-33 genome:
- a CDS encoding esterase/lipase family protein, producing the protein MTGKLKICNFGKNMLQIFYVTTLLAAIYLILGFCGFYERWFANGPAGITVEKKYWLIRLCIIFLVEITIFWIGMISVYLTSQQLGIRWRVLGLICGWIPIAHLVMLHIIIRTVRREVKFEKLRAKRNAARADKQICKTKYPILMVHGVFFRDFEHLNYWGRIPAELTENGAKIYYGNHNSAAAVRDSAKELEARIRQIVEETGCEKVNVIAHSKGGLDTRAAIALTSAGKYIASLTTINTPHRGCEFADYLLEKIPEAQQKAIEKAYNAGAEKLGDTNPDFMAAVHDLTSTNCASFNEEVKNVPGIYYQSFGSKLNRPSSGRFPLNLSYLLVKRFDGPNDGLVGEKSFAWGEDYQFLTVKGKRGISHGDVIDLNREDIPGFDVREFYVQLVAKLKEKGL; encoded by the coding sequence ATGACAGGAAAATTGAAGATATGTAATTTCGGTAAGAACATGTTGCAGATATTTTATGTGACAACGTTACTTGCGGCTATCTATCTGATTCTTGGCTTTTGCGGATTCTATGAGCGATGGTTTGCAAATGGTCCGGCAGGAATTACGGTAGAGAAAAAATACTGGCTGATCCGTCTGTGTATTATCTTCCTGGTTGAGATTACGATATTCTGGATTGGAATGATCAGCGTGTATCTGACATCACAGCAGCTGGGAATCCGCTGGCGTGTGTTGGGGCTTATATGTGGCTGGATTCCGATTGCGCATCTGGTGATGCTGCATATCATTATCCGGACGGTAAGACGGGAAGTAAAGTTCGAGAAGCTGCGTGCGAAGCGAAATGCTGCGCGGGCAGATAAGCAGATATGTAAAACAAAATATCCGATACTTATGGTGCATGGCGTGTTCTTCCGGGATTTTGAACACTTAAATTACTGGGGCAGAATACCGGCGGAGCTTACGGAAAATGGTGCGAAGATCTATTACGGAAACCATAACAGTGCCGCGGCTGTGCGGGATAGTGCAAAGGAATTAGAGGCACGTATCAGGCAGATTGTCGAGGAAACCGGCTGTGAGAAGGTAAATGTGATCGCACATTCCAAAGGTGGACTTGACACGAGGGCGGCAATCGCACTGACTTCGGCAGGAAAGTATATTGCTTCACTTACGACGATTAACACGCCACACAGAGGCTGTGAATTTGCCGATTATTTATTAGAGAAGATTCCGGAGGCACAGCAAAAGGCGATTGAAAAGGCATACAATGCAGGCGCGGAAAAGCTTGGAGATACGAATCCTGATTTCATGGCGGCTGTGCATGATCTCACTTCTACGAACTGTGCAAGCTTCAATGAAGAAGTCAAGAATGTACCGGGGATTTATTACCAGTCTTTTGGCTCGAAATTGAACCGCCCATCATCCGGACGATTCCCGCTCAATCTGTCGTATCTGCTTGTTAAGCGGTTTGACGGACCGAATGATGGTCTGGTTGGAGAAAAGTCTTTTGCATGGGGAGAAGACTACCAGTTCCTGACTGTAAAGGGCAAGCGTGGAATCTCGCATGGGGATGTGATTGACTTGAACCGCGAAGATATTCCGGGATTTGATGTGCGGGAATTTTACGTGCAGCTTGTGGCGAAGCTGAAAGAAAAGGGATTATAA
- the whiA gene encoding DNA-binding protein WhiA, which yields MSFSSKVKSELLSHISTGRHCRMAELSAMIAMSGVYRDSIWMMRGENAILQEKIMKLTALLGVDINTPEGRQMLKLTDHGDYLSVNPILVERNCCKQAFIRGAFLATGSLTDPEKGYHFEIVCDHAEQADMISKLIRDFAIEPKQIQRKKYFVVYIKDGSMIVDLLNIMGAHVSLMDMENIRILKDMRNSVNRRVNCETANLNKVVHAAVKQMEDIAYIEQTKGLKSLPEHLREIASLRMEEPDTSLVELGKKLNPPIGKSGVNHRLKKISEIAEELRRNQND from the coding sequence ATGTCGTTTTCATCGAAAGTAAAATCGGAATTGCTTTCTCATATCAGTACAGGCAGACACTGCCGGATGGCGGAGCTTTCAGCGATGATTGCAATGTCTGGCGTGTATCGGGATAGCATCTGGATGATGCGTGGTGAAAATGCCATTTTACAGGAAAAAATCATGAAGCTGACCGCACTTCTAGGGGTGGACATCAACACACCCGAGGGAAGACAGATGTTAAAGCTTACAGATCATGGGGATTATCTTTCCGTAAATCCAATTCTGGTAGAACGGAATTGTTGTAAGCAGGCGTTTATTCGTGGCGCATTTCTGGCGACTGGCTCATTGACCGATCCAGAGAAGGGATATCATTTTGAAATTGTCTGTGACCATGCGGAACAGGCAGATATGATTTCAAAACTGATTCGTGATTTTGCGATTGAACCAAAACAGATTCAACGAAAAAAATATTTTGTAGTATACATCAAGGATGGATCCATGATCGTGGATCTGTTGAATATTATGGGAGCACATGTTTCCTTGATGGATATGGAAAATATACGTATTTTGAAGGATATGCGCAATTCAGTCAACCGAAGGGTGAATTGTGAGACTGCAAACCTAAATAAGGTTGTACATGCCGCTGTCAAGCAGATGGAGGATATCGCGTATATTGAACAGACCAAAGGATTAAAATCTCTTCCGGAGCATTTGCGGGAAATCGCAAGTCTGCGTATGGAGGAGCCGGATACGAGTCTGGTGGAACTTGGTAAGAAATTAAACCCACCAATCGGAAAGTCCGGAGTAAATCATAGATTGAAGAAAATAAGTGAGATAGCCGAAGAGCTAAGGAGGAACCAAAATGATTAG
- a CDS encoding DUF3169 family protein — protein sequence MSKDKKLKEKSTKKALIILISVLAICFLAGYIVGKIMGKVEKTQNFDAVVTAIRSFAFDAIPILFATASFLGCLLPVIAYARCNNLYNQLQKDRENDDLWDTLEDKLNVPMILSNIFSIIELCLFFCFLYDVEKGYGKAGGYQSAMWLIAVALFVITMAVETLIPKLTVDIEKKLNPEKRGNALDFQFHKVWMSSCDEAERLIAYRAGYQAFLSTNVVCLILCIVTFIFTFLFKTDIMGFVYVCMILLVNNVSYMMRATKLERRR from the coding sequence ATGAGTAAAGATAAGAAACTGAAGGAAAAATCAACAAAGAAGGCATTAATCATTTTAATTTCTGTGTTGGCAATCTGTTTTTTGGCGGGATATATTGTAGGTAAAATCATGGGAAAGGTAGAAAAGACGCAAAATTTCGACGCAGTTGTTACAGCAATTCGATCATTTGCATTTGATGCGATTCCGATACTTTTCGCGACTGCATCGTTTCTTGGATGCCTGCTTCCGGTAATCGCGTATGCAAGATGCAATAATTTATATAATCAGTTACAGAAGGATCGTGAAAATGATGATCTGTGGGATACGTTGGAGGATAAATTGAATGTGCCGATGATTTTGTCGAATATTTTTTCAATTATTGAACTTTGCTTGTTCTTTTGCTTCTTATATGACGTAGAAAAAGGATATGGAAAAGCTGGTGGATATCAATCCGCGATGTGGTTGATTGCAGTTGCGTTGTTTGTAATAACAATGGCAGTCGAGACTCTGATTCCAAAACTTACAGTTGATATTGAGAAAAAGTTAAATCCGGAAAAACGTGGAAATGCATTAGACTTCCAGTTTCATAAGGTGTGGATGAGTTCTTGTGATGAAGCAGAGCGGTTGATTGCATATCGAGCGGGATATCAGGCATTTTTGAGCACAAATGTGGTATGCCTGATCTTGTGTATTGTCACATTTATCTTTACATTTTTGTTTAAGACAGATATTATGGGATTTGTATATGTATGTATGATCCTGCTTGTGAACAATGTAAGCTATATGATGCGGGCCACGAAGCTGGAGCGACGCAGGTAG
- a CDS encoding tetratricopeptide repeat protein, with the protein MGKLSNFFSKIPFLSGLGGKKKSAKSNVELQYDKALNLMENGNAEDAVEILEKIVDIAIMDPNYKNFGTDALKILGELYETGKYSNCIVDVDLSKATQYYEKYTNLSKDGEMIYKLAQMLLDIQNFSKAITFFEKATECGIKAAYMNLGNIYENGLNRVDQYGNKSDFVVPVDYEKAMSWYKKLADMGDTKAKSAYDRVEYASQHTDSIEFEEKDKLYTEIAEARRAKGKEPKYKAIDPARLQYQYTYVHNQIDGYIHKLPKDWVKTINSDTDEEYYAPSLTYKDFAMYVSYDSIPRDSKKTLENYLRYCNDAFDEELQLKAYITEYADGICTTFYHKEMEKGIVTFAFYQGKRLACMRFVCASMEIIEQYEEIIFETANSFAFVDPTLVSDQSLNRKDNQYYSEALYCYYLEDYEGAMAAAKQALKLGSIKASYLLIELYYDEDSPYKDLEKTISYAKQLFDATKDPDLAFLLGNIYDQKMKDYMKALNWYETAHRLGHRRVAFYLGRFYYYGVLRTKRDGIKALEYFKEAQANGILEAEAYIKDIQELGNEDLQRSVETWERSVEAGSGQAALKVALYKQSQVFYIANSYEIEKAFLEALGLGSYQAAYELGKIYQQQEADENYHGEIKSIKYFEKAYDNGYEDFDKDNLFKVIEYKAGKTSDMSKQIELYMHSAKQAYVPAVKKIVEMVAYITPGIVDLYNELCEIAETGDDSAIISMNMLEKKYTDLVIKQPTSGQKVIENKFFRLCVPKESTAVINDEGGTIKLADSVVEFAVAEMPVSADQEEDYLKIYKLILSEYLPDENAEIIIANSRMIGSGMRETKNNVHSYSILLISSKNQYLFKLSSRDRREMMMFKDKVLEIAKSLVETGEIYVATEEAKKKIGLSFLLQSNDNGFLSIGKAE; encoded by the coding sequence ATGGGAAAGCTAAGTAATTTCTTTAGCAAGATTCCGTTTTTGTCCGGACTTGGCGGCAAGAAAAAGTCAGCCAAAAGCAATGTAGAACTTCAGTATGATAAGGCATTAAACCTTATGGAAAATGGTAACGCCGAGGATGCCGTAGAAATATTGGAGAAGATTGTTGACATCGCAATCATGGATCCGAATTATAAGAATTTTGGAACGGATGCGCTGAAAATTCTAGGGGAATTATATGAGACTGGTAAGTATAGTAATTGTATTGTAGATGTGGATCTGAGCAAGGCAACACAATACTATGAGAAATATACAAACTTAAGCAAAGATGGCGAGATGATCTATAAGCTTGCGCAGATGCTTCTGGATATCCAGAATTTTTCGAAAGCAATCACATTCTTCGAGAAGGCAACGGAGTGTGGAATCAAGGCTGCTTATATGAATTTGGGTAATATCTATGAGAATGGTTTGAATCGTGTTGATCAGTACGGAAATAAGAGTGATTTTGTAGTGCCGGTAGATTACGAGAAGGCAATGTCATGGTACAAGAAGCTCGCAGATATGGGTGATACGAAGGCAAAGAGTGCCTATGACCGTGTCGAGTATGCAAGCCAGCATACAGATAGTATTGAGTTTGAGGAAAAAGACAAACTGTATACGGAGATTGCTGAGGCAAGACGTGCGAAGGGAAAGGAACCAAAATATAAAGCAATTGATCCGGCACGTCTGCAGTATCAGTATACATATGTACATAATCAGATTGATGGATATATTCATAAGCTTCCAAAGGACTGGGTAAAGACGATTAACAGCGATACCGATGAGGAATATTATGCACCAAGTCTTACTTACAAGGATTTTGCCATGTATGTAAGCTATGACAGCATTCCAAGAGATTCCAAGAAAACTTTGGAGAATTATCTTCGTTATTGTAACGATGCATTTGACGAGGAATTACAGTTAAAGGCATATATCACAGAGTATGCAGATGGCATCTGTACAACATTCTACCACAAGGAGATGGAGAAGGGTATTGTAACCTTTGCATTTTATCAGGGTAAGCGGCTTGCGTGTATGCGTTTTGTATGTGCATCTATGGAGATTATCGAACAGTATGAGGAGATTATCTTCGAGACAGCGAATTCGTTCGCATTTGTTGACCCGACACTCGTTAGTGACCAGAGTCTGAACCGTAAGGATAACCAGTATTACAGTGAGGCGTTGTATTGTTATTATTTAGAGGACTACGAGGGGGCGATGGCGGCTGCGAAGCAGGCGTTGAAGCTTGGAAGTATCAAGGCTAGTTATCTGTTGATTGAATTGTATTACGATGAGGATTCACCATATAAGGATCTTGAGAAGACAATTAGTTATGCAAAGCAGTTGTTTGATGCAACGAAGGATCCGGATCTGGCATTCCTGCTTGGTAACATCTATGATCAGAAGATGAAGGATTACATGAAGGCGCTCAATTGGTATGAGACAGCACATCGTCTCGGACATCGAAGGGTTGCATTCTATCTGGGACGTTTTTATTACTACGGTGTGCTTCGTACGAAGCGGGATGGTATTAAGGCGTTAGAGTATTTCAAGGAAGCGCAGGCAAATGGTATTTTGGAGGCAGAAGCGTATATCAAGGATATTCAGGAGCTTGGTAACGAGGATCTGCAGCGTTCAGTAGAAACATGGGAGCGTTCTGTAGAAGCCGGAAGCGGACAGGCAGCATTGAAGGTTGCACTGTATAAGCAGAGTCAGGTGTTCTATATTGCAAATTCATATGAGATTGAAAAAGCATTTTTGGAAGCCCTTGGCTTGGGAAGCTATCAGGCAGCTTACGAGCTTGGTAAGATCTACCAGCAGCAGGAGGCAGATGAGAATTATCACGGTGAGATCAAGAGTATCAAGTATTTTGAGAAGGCTTACGACAACGGTTATGAGGATTTTGATAAGGACAACCTCTTCAAGGTAATTGAGTATAAGGCTGGCAAGACAAGTGATATGAGCAAGCAGATTGAGCTTTACATGCACAGTGCAAAGCAGGCATATGTTCCGGCCGTGAAGAAGATTGTAGAGATGGTCGCCTATATTACACCGGGCATCGTGGATCTGTATAATGAGTTGTGTGAGATTGCGGAGACGGGGGATGACAGTGCGATTATCTCCATGAATATGCTGGAGAAGAAGTATACAGACCTTGTAATCAAGCAGCCAACTAGCGGACAGAAGGTTATCGAGAACAAGTTCTTCCGCCTGTGTGTTCCGAAGGAGAGTACGGCTGTGATCAACGACGAGGGCGGTACGATCAAGCTTGCGGATTCCGTTGTGGAGTTTGCGGTTGCGGAGATGCCGGTCAGCGCAGATCAGGAGGAGGATTATCTGAAGATCTACAAGCTGATCCTGTCAGAGTATCTGCCGGACGAGAATGCTGAGATCATCATTGCAAATTCCCGTATGATTGGTTCCGGTATGCGTGAGACAAAGAATAACGTACATTCTTACAGCATCCTGTTGATCAGCTCGAAGAACCAGTATCTGTTCAAGCTGAGTTCCAGAGATCGCCGTGAGATGATGATGTTTAAGGATAAGGTGCTTGAGATTGCAAAATCTCTGGTTGAGACCGGGGAAATCTATGTTGCAACCGAGGAAGCAAAGAAGAAGATCGGACTTTCATTCCTGCTTCAGTCGAACGACAATGGATTCCTTTCAATCGGAAAAGCAGAATAA
- a CDS encoding helix-turn-helix transcriptional regulator produces the protein MPLNNHLKEYRTKLGVNQQEMGALVQTSRQTISQIERGDYSPSVTLALKIAKACGVTVEDIFEYTEDAEDE, from the coding sequence ATGCCGCTGAATAATCATTTGAAAGAATACCGGACGAAGCTTGGAGTCAATCAACAGGAGATGGGAGCTTTGGTGCAGACATCGCGCCAGACAATCAGTCAGATTGAGCGTGGAGATTATTCGCCGTCTGTCACATTAGCGTTGAAGATTGCCAAAGCATGTGGTGTGACAGTGGAAGATATCTTTGAATATACGGAGGATGCGGAAGATGAGTAA
- the rapZ gene encoding RNase adapter RapZ — MRFVIVTGMSGAGKSTVLKMLEDMGFFCVDNLPVMLIEKFAEIAHDDKLEVDNVAIGVDIRSGQALGEMSVCLETLKKRNFTYEILFLDANEPVLVKRYKETRRAHPLSKHGRINEGIVKEREKIEFLRQRADYIIDTSNLLTRELKHEIEKIFVEGKQYNNIIVTVMSFGFKYGIPRDSDLVFDVRFLPNPYYVSELRPQTGNDKPVSDMVKDCREYPLFMEKLTDMLEFLIPNYLKEGKNQLVISVGCTGGKHRSVTVANALYETLEKLPYTVRLYHRDIGKDRIVKGE, encoded by the coding sequence ATGAGATTTGTTATTGTAACGGGAATGAGTGGCGCTGGAAAATCAACGGTGTTGAAAATGTTAGAAGATATGGGATTCTTCTGTGTTGACAATCTCCCGGTCATGTTAATTGAAAAATTTGCTGAGATTGCGCATGATGATAAGCTTGAGGTTGACAATGTCGCAATCGGTGTGGATATCCGAAGCGGACAGGCTCTTGGAGAGATGTCAGTATGTTTGGAGACTCTGAAAAAGAGAAATTTTACGTATGAGATTTTGTTTCTGGATGCAAATGAACCGGTGCTTGTAAAACGGTATAAGGAGACGCGTAGAGCGCATCCGTTATCCAAGCATGGCAGAATCAACGAGGGTATTGTCAAGGAGAGGGAGAAGATTGAGTTTCTGCGTCAGCGCGCAGATTATATTATAGATACAAGCAATCTTTTGACTCGCGAGTTAAAGCATGAGATTGAAAAAATATTTGTAGAAGGCAAACAGTATAATAACATTATTGTGACTGTGATGTCATTTGGATTTAAATATGGAATTCCGAGAGACTCTGATCTTGTGTTTGATGTGCGATTCCTTCCGAATCCATATTATGTTTCGGAACTTCGGCCTCAAACCGGAAATGATAAGCCGGTTTCCGATATGGTAAAGGATTGCAGGGAATATCCATTGTTTATGGAAAAGCTTACAGACATGTTGGAATTCCTGATTCCGAATTATCTTAAAGAAGGAAAGAATCAGTTAGTGATTTCTGTTGGTTGTACGGGAGGAAAGCATCGCTCTGTGACTGTTGCGAATGCGCTGTACGAGACATTAGAGAAGCTTCCATATACGGTGCGGCTGTATCATAGAGATATCGGCAAGGATCGTATCGTGAAAGGGGAATAG
- the murB gene encoding UDP-N-acetylmuramate dehydrogenase yields MSLMIDDIKGITVLEQELMQKHTTFHVGGAAKYFAIPKNVDEIQTLIAYCQKHNMSYCVLGNGSNVLFADAGYAGMIIQIGNAMSEIRVDGTVVYAQAGAILARVAKTAYEAGLTGMEFAAGIPGSIGGAIVMNAGAYGGEMKDIVSCVDVLSTDGTRRKYTCDEMEFSYRHSIIDSDKIVVGVELALQKGDKTVILNRMNELAEARRSKQPLEYPSAGSTFKRPEGYFAAKLIDDSGLRGYRVGGAMVSEKHCGFVVNVEHASAADVLAVMQHVQEVVNEKYGVMLDPEVRIIR; encoded by the coding sequence ATGAGTTTAATGATAGATGATATAAAAGGAATCACTGTTCTGGAACAAGAACTGATGCAAAAACATACGACGTTTCACGTTGGTGGTGCGGCAAAGTATTTTGCGATTCCAAAGAATGTTGATGAGATACAGACACTGATTGCTTATTGCCAGAAGCATAATATGTCATATTGTGTGCTTGGAAATGGAAGTAATGTTCTATTTGCAGATGCTGGTTATGCGGGCATGATAATCCAGATCGGCAATGCTATGAGTGAGATCCGGGTGGATGGAACGGTTGTATACGCGCAGGCGGGGGCAATACTGGCAAGAGTGGCAAAAACTGCATATGAGGCAGGCCTTACGGGTATGGAGTTTGCAGCAGGAATACCGGGAAGTATTGGTGGAGCCATTGTGATGAATGCAGGGGCCTATGGCGGTGAGATGAAGGACATTGTATCGTGTGTAGATGTGTTGTCTACGGATGGTACGCGTCGGAAATATACTTGTGATGAGATGGAATTTTCCTATCGTCACAGTATTATTGATTCGGATAAGATTGTAGTAGGCGTGGAGCTTGCGCTTCAAAAAGGTGATAAGACTGTAATCTTGAACCGGATGAATGAACTGGCAGAAGCAAGAAGAAGCAAACAGCCACTGGAATATCCAAGTGCGGGTTCGACATTTAAACGGCCGGAAGGATATTTTGCAGCAAAGCTGATTGACGATAGTGGGTTACGAGGTTATCGTGTCGGTGGTGCAATGGTGTCAGAGAAGCATTGTGGTTTTGTTGTCAATGTGGAGCATGCAAGCGCCGCAGATGTGCTTGCAGTTATGCAGCACGTACAGGAAGTTGTGAACGAGAAGTACGGTGTGATGTTGGATCCGGAGGTAAGGATAATCCGATGA
- a CDS encoding HPr family phosphocarrier protein has product MISKTVVVNLPADAEARPVAVLVQIASKYESKITINSQNRRINAKSIMGMMSLGFGNGDSLEIEANGSDEEAAVEEIKNYIESVK; this is encoded by the coding sequence ATGATTAGTAAGACAGTTGTTGTGAATTTACCAGCGGATGCAGAGGCAAGACCGGTGGCTGTGCTCGTGCAGATTGCAAGCAAGTATGAGAGTAAAATTACAATCAATTCGCAGAATCGAAGAATCAATGCAAAAAGCATTATGGGAATGATGAGCTTAGGATTCGGAAATGGAGATTCTCTTGAAATTGAAGCGAATGGTTCGGATGAGGAGGCTGCTGTCGAAGAAATCAAAAATTATATTGAATCTGTCAAGTAG
- a CDS encoding ROK family glucokinase, protein MAKYVFGVDIGGTTVKIGLFTAEGTMVDKWEITTRTDEGGKYILGDIAESIEDKLAEKQIAKSEVKGIGMGVPGPVKADGTVLRCVNLGWGIFNAADELSKIIGLPVKAGNDANMAALGEMWQGGGKGFSNIVMVTLGTGVGGGIILDGKMLSGVNGAGGEIGHIQVNDDETEVCGCGRKGCLEQYTSATGIVRMANTLLNTTDRPSALRNVQYVSAKEVFDAAKQGDELAAEIVDRHGKCLGKALAQIACVVDPEVFVIGGGVSKAGTIITDTTEKYFKEYAFHACKNTKFTLATLGNDAGMYGGACAIMNN, encoded by the coding sequence ATGGCAAAATATGTATTTGGCGTAGATATCGGAGGAACAACAGTTAAGATTGGTCTTTTCACGGCAGAAGGAACGATGGTTGATAAGTGGGAGATTACAACACGCACAGATGAGGGCGGAAAGTATATCTTAGGCGATATCGCAGAATCTATCGAGGATAAGCTTGCAGAAAAGCAGATTGCCAAGAGCGAAGTAAAGGGTATCGGAATGGGTGTTCCGGGACCGGTCAAGGCAGATGGAACGGTTCTTCGCTGTGTAAATCTTGGATGGGGAATCTTCAATGCAGCAGATGAATTATCTAAGATTATAGGACTTCCGGTTAAAGCGGGTAACGATGCCAATATGGCAGCACTTGGCGAGATGTGGCAAGGTGGTGGAAAAGGCTTCAGCAACATCGTTATGGTAACACTTGGAACCGGTGTTGGTGGAGGTATTATCTTAGATGGAAAGATGCTTTCCGGCGTGAATGGCGCTGGAGGAGAGATCGGACATATTCAGGTGAACGATGATGAGACAGAGGTTTGCGGCTGTGGCAGAAAGGGATGTCTGGAACAGTATACATCAGCAACCGGTATCGTAAGAATGGCAAATACATTGCTCAACACAACGGATCGTCCATCTGCTCTTCGTAATGTACAGTATGTATCTGCAAAGGAAGTGTTTGATGCAGCAAAGCAGGGCGATGAGCTTGCTGCTGAGATTGTAGACAGACATGGAAAATGCCTTGGTAAAGCATTGGCACAAATCGCATGTGTTGTTGATCCGGAAGTCTTTGTTATTGGTGGTGGTGTATCAAAAGCGGGTACAATTATCACAGATACAACAGAGAAGTACTTCAAGGAGTATGCATTCCATGCATGCAAAAACACGAAGTTTACGCTTGCAACACTTGGAAATGATGCAGGTATGTATGGTGGAGCCTGTGCAATCATGAATAATTAG